A DNA window from Danio aesculapii chromosome 1, fDanAes4.1, whole genome shotgun sequence contains the following coding sequences:
- the spp2 gene encoding secreted phosphoprotein 24, which produces MKMRCCAFLYLLLQVLGGLGLPLFELSSKADDALQIALNEINAHYTRIHLYRVSKASVTKIVPLGMNTFDLYLKFGIRETECKRSSGLDPQGCMYRKGYFVAKAGCYMRVRTTQQSTRIIALRCTKADSSSSESSEEGRLASYINLNHFGFTDRTHSTTSPSIHLGPPTHEGHHDNREINHVRGDHFNNHLPYH; this is translated from the exons ATGAAAATGAGGTGCTGTGCTTTTCTCTATCTGCTCCTGCAGGTCTTGGGAGGTTTAG GTCTTCCTCTTTTTGAGCTCAGCTCTAAAGCAGATGATGCTCTTCAGATCGCCCTCAATGAGATCAATGCACACTACACAAGGATTCACCTCTACAGAGTGTCCAAGGCATCTGTGACGAAG ATTGTTCCTCTGGGAATGAACACATTTGATCTGTATCTGAAGTTTGGCATTAGGGAGACGGAGTGCAAGAGAAGCTCTGGACTCGACCCTCAGGGCTGCATGTACCGCAAGGGATATTTTGTGGCAA AGGCAGGATGTTATATGAGAGTGCGAACGACGCAGCAATCCACTCGTATCATCGCTCTCAGATGCACAAAAGCAGACAGCTCAAGCTCTGAGTCCAGTGAAGAG GGAAGATTAGCATCCTACATCAATTTAAATCATTTCGGGTTTACAG ACCGCACACATTCAACTACATCACCAAGTATTCACCTTGGTCCACCAACGCATGAGGGCCATCACGACAACAGAGAAATCAACCATGTTCGTGGAGATCACTTCAACAATCATCTACCATATCACTGA
- the raph1b gene encoding ras-associated and pleckstrin homology domains-containing protein 1b isoform X4, giving the protein MDVMTACWRGQEEQAAKAKAEKIRVALEKIKEAQVKKLVIRVHMSDESSKTMMVDERQTVRQVLDSLLDKSHCGYSPDWALVETIPELQMERIFEDHENLVENLLNWTRDSQNKLMFIERIEKYALFKNPQNYLLGRKETSEMADRNKEALLEECFCGSSVSVPEIEGVLWLKEDGKKSWKKRYFLLRASGIYFVPKGKAKASRDLVCFLQLDHVNVYYGQDYRSKYKAPTDYCLALKHPQIQKKSQYIKYLCCDDVRTLHQWVNGIRIAKYGKQLYVNYQEAMKRTEAAYDWSSLSSTSIKSGTSSVSIPESQSNHSSQTDSGMSDGTSSSHARSQSVVSSIFSEAWKRGTQIEESTKARPESIRSTHSSHSSHSSHHVSQQQQLHTQQPHVHSILQSRGSVTQAQTQAPTQTLAQAPPQAAPAPPPPPPPPPPPPPPPISSIPHHATPTMFAKYSTITRLQNASQATSHHKPQPQIQQQVPPVPPPSKPQSNNIPSGANIPPPPPPPPPASMPPPGSAMAVLKLGPPAAPVIPQPSPSPPSPPPPPPPPPIMPVQSQPLPPPPPIMPMQSQPLPPPPPITPMQLHTLTPPPPITPMPSHTLPPPPPITPMQLHTLTPLPPITPMQSHTLPPPLPITLMQSHNLPPPPQIMPMQSHPLPPPPPIVQIQSQPMPQPPPSVSFQSQPLPPPPPPLQANGLPPPPPLITNGLKQAFAHKFPITPQDVLPQANQNNFPPPPPPPPPPPPPLAPKLPPYQHVTSTINPPPPPPPPPPPAPIHLPNQPAVLPKFFTGGFPPQKAPKPPAPALQPPPPPPPPPPPPPPPPAPLKNQPPPTLPKQHNISKTLPFSSQTSSVPSMVKQLASQFPVASPALTNQADSHKAPQSPPAVKVKPKWQPVGQGQQQQRSPEFPPPPPDNALGFTSPPPPPPPPPPLPPTGPTPPPPPPPPPLMSGSPIKKSPSGSSAGVKKPPPTPQRNSSVKYDASTEYQESRRNLVSKFNPSSASSTTSTSSCSPSKELSTGPQAPPKPGKLNLANLPLALQNKFNQNRQSAADFPSPPPPENDFFPPPPMESDLPAPPPLPGDLNGVSPKVAVVNPQPQPAWSKSSLKKTQPPASLRCNNTFRESPPLSPPSIHEGPISHSPKGTTQPNFLEDLNKTLKRKSSRVSGDKVDPVATMDDMALPPPPPELLQDQQRLSGSGFMSGNISGYATLRRGPPPAPPKRDHSTKLTN; this is encoded by the exons CTGGTGATACGTGTACACATGTCAGATGAGAGCTCAAAGACCATGATGGTGGATGAGAGGCAGACAGTCAGGCAGGTGCTGGACAGTCTGCTGGATAAATCTCATTGCGGTTACAGTCCTGATTGGGCTCTGGTGGAGACCATCCCTGAGCTACAGATGG AGAGAATTTTTGAAGATCACGAGAACCTTGTAGAGAACTTGCTCAACTGGACCAGAGACAGTCAGAACAAACTCATGTTCATTGAGCGGATTGAAAAGTATGCACTTTTCAAAAACCCCCAG aATTACTTACTTGGGAGGAAGGAGACTTCTGAGATGGCAGACAGAAACAAGGAGGCACTGCTAGAG GAATGTTTTTGTGGCAGCTCTGTGTCAGTTCCAGAAATCGAAGGAGTGTTGTGGTTGAAGGAAGATGGTAAAAAGTCTTGGAAGAAGCGCTACTTTCTGCTAAGGGCATCTGGCATCTATTTTGTGCCAAAAGGCAAAGCCAAG GCCTCCAGGGATTTGGTGTGCTTCCTGCAGTTGGACCATGTTAATGTGTATTATGGTCAGGACTACAGAAGCAAGTACAAGGCCCCCACTGACTACTGCCTGGCCCTCAAG CACCCTCAGATCCAGAAAAAGTCACAGTACATCAAATATCTATGCTGTGATGATGTCAGAACTTTACACCAGTGGGTCAATGGCATCCGTATTGCTAAG TATGGGAAGCAATTGTATGTGAACTACCAGGAAGCTATGAAGCGAACAGAGGCTGCCTATGACTGGTCTTCTCTCTCCAGCACCAGCATCAAGTCAGGAACAAGCTCAGTCAGTATACCTG AGTCACAGTCAAACCATTCTAGCCAGACAGACAGTGGTATGTCAGATGGTACTTCGTCCTCTCATGCCCGCTCCCAGAGTGTGGTCAGTTCAATCTTTTCTGAGGCCTGGAAGAGAGGAACTCAAATAGAGGAGAGCACTAAG gCAAGGCCAGAATCAATCCGTTCTACTCATTCAAGCCATAGCAGTCATTCTTCTCATCACGTATCTCAACAGCAACAGCTACACACACAACAGCCACATGTGCATTCAATTCTACAATCACGTGGAAGTGTCACCCAGGCTCAGACACAGGCACCAACACAAACACTGGCACAAGCACCACCCCAAGCAGCTCCAgctccaccaccacctcctccacctcctcctccaccacctcctcctcctaTTTCCAGTATCCCCCACCATGCAACTCCTACCATGTTTGCAAAATACAGCACTATCACTCGGCTGCAAAATGCCTCTCAGGCTACAAGTCACCACAAGCCTCAGCCTCAAATTCAGCAGCAAGTCCCACCAGTACCACCACCCTCCAAACCACAGTCAAACAATATTCCGTCAGGTGCTAACATCCCaccccctcctcctccacctccaccTGCCTCAATGCCTCCACCTGGTTCAGCCATGGCTGTTTTGAAGCTCGGCCCTCCAGCTGCACCAGTAATTCCACAGCCCTCCCCTTCTCCCCCCTCACCTcctccaccaccacctcctcctcccATAATGCCAGTGCAGTCACAGCCTCTACCACCTCCTCCACCCATAATGCCCATGCAGTCACAGCCTCTACCACCTCCTCCACCCATAACACCCATGCAATTACACACTCTAACACCTCCTCCACCCATAACACCCAtgccgtcacacactctaccaCCTCCTCCACCCATAACACCCATGCAATTACACACTCTAACACCTCTTCCACCCATAACACCCATGCAATCACACACTCTACCACCACCTCTACCCATAACACTCATGCAGTCACACAATCTACCACCTCCTCCACAAATCATGCCCATGCAATCACATCCTCTTCCACCTCCTCCACCTATAGTGCAAATCCAGTCACAGCCCATGCCACAACCTCCTCCCTCAGTGTCATTCCAATCACAGCCTTTACCACCTCCTCCACCCCCTCTCCAAGCTAATGGCCTTCCCCCTCCTCCACCTTTAATCACTAATGGGCTTAAGCAGGCTTTTGCCCATAAATTTCCCATCACACCACAGGATGTATTACCCCAAGCTAATCAAAACAATTTTCCTCCACctcccccaccaccaccaccaccacctccacCACTTGCACCTAAACTCCCTCCTTACCAGCATGTTACTTCAACTATAAATCCACCCCCACCACCACCGCCTCCTCCTCCACCAGCCCCCATACATCTACCAAATCAACCTGCAGTTTTACCCAAATTTTTTACTGGTGGATTTCCACCTCAGAAAGCACCCAAACCTCCAGCTCCAGCACTTCAACCTCCACCTCCACCACcgcctcctcctccacctcctcctccacCGCCTGCACCATTGAAGAATCAGCCTCCACCTACACTGCCCAAGCAGCACAACATCTCCAAGACACTGCCCTTCTCCAGCCAAACTTCATCAGTACCATCTATGGTTAAGCAGCTTGCTAGTCAATTTCCTGTTGCATCTCCTGCACTAACCAATCAAGCAGATAGTCACAAAGCTCCCCAGTCTCCACCTGCAGTGAAGGTTAAGCCAAAATGGCAGCCTGTAGGTCAAGGCCAGCAGCAACAGAGGTCACCTGAATTTCCACCACCTCCACCAGACAATGCCCTTGGCTTTACTTCACCACcacctccaccaccaccacctcctcctcttcctcctacaggtcctactcctcctcctcctccccctcctcctcctctgatGTCAGGCTCCCCTATCAAAAAGTCCCCCTCTGGCTCATCTGCAGGTGTTAAGAAGCCACCGCCAACTCCTCAGCGCAACTCCAGTGTGAAGTATGATGCCTCAACGGAATACCAGGAGTCCCGAAGGAACTTGGTGAGCAAGTTTAACCCAAGTTCTGCTTCATCAACAACATCAACCTCCAGCTGTTCACCCTCCAAAGAGCTCTCTACGGGCCCTCAAGCACCCCCCAAACCAGGGAAGCTCAATCTGGCAAATCTTCCTTTGGCTTTGCAGAACAAATTTAATCAGAACCGCCAGTCAGCGGCAGACTTTCCATCTCCTCCACCCCCAGAAAATGATTTCTTCCCTCCTCCCCCAATGGAGTCCGACCTTCCCGCACCACCACCTCTTCCAGGGGATCTAAATGGTGTGTCTCCCAAAGTGGCCGTAGTCAATCCTCAGCCCCAGCCTGCTTGGAGCAAAAGTTCTCTAAAGAAGACACAACCTCCAGCATCACTTCGCTGTAATAACACTTTTAGAGAGTCTCCACCACTCTCACCACCTTCCATACATGAGGGCCCAATTTCCCATTCTCCCAAAGGCACCACACAGCCAAACTTTTTGGAGGACCTTAACAAAACACTGAAACGCAAGTCTTCAAGAGTCTCGGGAGACAAAGTGGACCCTGTGGCCACAATGGATGACATGGCTTTGCCACCACCTCCCCCTGAGCTTCTGCAGGACCAGCAGAGACTCAGTGGCAGTGGTTTCATGTCCGGGAACATCTCAGGCTATGCAACACTACGGCGAGGGCCTCCTCCTGCCCCACCCAAGCGGGACCACAGTACCAAACTTACAAACTAA